In the genome of Deltaproteobacteria bacterium, the window AAACCACCGCTTTGCCGCCTTCCTTTTTGGCGGCATCGATCAGTTTGCCGTCCTGCGCCCAGGCGTTGCCGCCAAAGAGCACAACAATCATCAGGACCATCGTAACAAGATTCATCGGGCCTCACTTTCTGTTCGCCACCACGCGGCGTGCACCATCGCCTGGAAGCTATGCGAAGTCCGTTGTTCTCGTCAAGACAATTCAGTATGTTGATCGCCAATCGCGCTCGCAGCCCGCGTCCCGAGGACGCGGCGCCCAGGGCGATCACCAACAGGAGGATTCGGCATGAAATTATCCAATCAAGTAGCCCTCATCATCGGTGGCGGCCGCGGCATCGGCGAAACCATCGCCCACACTTTCGCGCGTGAAGGCGCGAGCCTGGTGTTAGTCGACTTGGAAAAGATGAAAACCGAGCTCAACGGCGTGGCGCAGGCCGTCAATCAAAATGGCGGCAAAGCCGTCGCGCTCACCGCGGATTGTAGCGACGATAAGCAAGTGAACGGCATCGTCGACGAATCCATCCGGCGCTTCGGCAAAATCGACATCTTGATCAACAGCGCCGGCTTTCGCGGCCCGTTGGTCGCGGTCACCGAGATCAGCGATAAAGAATTCGACGACGTAATTCTCTACAATTTGAAACTGGTATTTCTCTGCTGCCGCGCGGTCTTGAAACAAATGGTCAAGCAGAACAGCGGCAGCATCGTCAGCATCTCCGGCACCGCCGGCAGAGAAGGCATGGCGATGCGCGGCTCGCTGTGCGCCGCCAAATGGGGCGTCGTCGGTTTGACCCAAACCATCGCCAAGGAATACGGCCCGCATGGCATCAGAGCCAACATCATCTGCCCCGGCGGCATGGACGAACCCGATCTGCGCGAGATGTACGCCCAGCGCGCGAAAAACCTCGGCATGACCGTCGAGGCCCATGAGGCGCAAATTCTCTCCCTCACGCCACTACGCAAATACGCCAAACACGAAGAAGTCGCCAACGCCGCGCTGTTTTTAGCGTCGAACGATTCGTCTCACACCACCGGTGAGTCGTTGAACGTGTCGGGCGGGCGGTTGATGAGCTGAGTATCACCGCAGATTACGATTAAGCCGCATTGAGCGTCGAAGGCGTACCCATCAGCACGGCATCGGGGGTTTTCTCGGTAAACAACGCCAGACCAGAAACCAGCAAGACTAAACTCATGACAACCATGAAGCCGTCATAGCTGCCGGTGCGGTCGTAAGTGATGCTGGCAACCATGGGGCCGGCGGCGGAGCCGATTTGGTGCACAATGAAACTCATGCCGAGAATCATCCCCGCCATGCGCGGCCCGACGAGCTCGTAGAACAAAACATTGCCCACCGCCACCGTGCCGAACGTCGGCCCGATCGCCAGTGCAACTACGGCGTAATAGACATAAGCATTGCTGATATCGAGGGCCATCAATAGAGTGCCGACGCCGCGCGTGAGATAGCTCAAGCCCAAGATGCGCGGTCTGCCGTAGCGATCCGAGAGCCAGCCGAAGAGCAACGCTGAAACGACTGCGGCACCGCCGAATACGCTAACAGCTTTTGCTCCCGTCGCTGCGTCGAAGCCTTTGCTCATGGTCAGCGCGACCAAATGTGCGATCTGAAAAAACGCCACACCACAGGAGAATCTCACGGCAAAGAGCACCAGCATCGAGCGATTGCGCAGATACGGCAGGCACGCGCTCCACGCCATTCGCGTCCCATGATTTGCCTGCCAACCGGTCGGATCGCGCGCGCCCAGCCATGCCAGCGGCAACGCGACGAAGAATAATATCGCGCCGGCAGCGAACGCCGCCATGCGCCAATCGTAGGCGCGAATCAAAAAGTAAATTGCCGGCGCGAACAAGAGCGGGCTCAAGGGCGATGCGACTTGAACCACGCTTACCGCCAGGCCGCGATTTTTCGCGGCAAAATGTTTCGATACAATCAGCGAGATGACGACTTGGCTGCACGCGCCCATCGCTAGGCCCACCATCAAACCGTAGGTCAGCGACAACTGCCAAAGATTTCCCGACCAGCCCATGCCGACGTAGCCGCTGGCCATCAACAGGATGCCGCCGATGATCACGGGGCGCGGCCCCACATCGTCGGCAAGCTTACCGAATAGGATCGCGCCCGCGCCCCACCCTAACATCGCGACCATGTAAGGCACCGTCGCCAACGAGCGCGACACGGCGAACTCATGCTCAATCGCCGGCAGGAACAGACTGAACGTGTTCATGCTGATGGAAGTAATCGTCCCGGCGGCCGTGCAGAGCAGCAAAATCGAAGTGCGCGAGATTTTCATAGCCATGACTATGCCAGCGTCGCGCCGCACTGGCAATGCGTTGGCAATTCAACCTCAATGTGGCAAGTCAGACGTAGGATGGGTGGAGCACAGCGATACCCATCGTCTTCTAACGGTGGGCATCGGCGCGTTGCGCCTCCACCCACCCGACAATCGCTTACAATTCGTCGTTGTTCCGATTCGGTCCGTTTAGATCGGTTGCATGCTTCACTATCTTCGTAATACTTCTTGGTCCCAAAGGAGCATCCTTCATGAGCAACCAACACAAAGTCAGCTTCGGTATCCGCATTCCCAACTCCGGACCTCTCGCATCGCCGCAATCGATGCTCCAAGTTGCCCAAGAAGCCGAAGCGTTAGGCTTCGATTCGGTCTGGGTGCACGATCATTTAACTTGGTCCGACGAAATTCATCGCACGCATATTTCTTCCGGCTCCGACGACTCGCACACCGGCAACGCCAGCCCGGATTTTTTCGAAGCGATGACATCGCTCGCGTTCATCGCCGGACAAGTACACAAAGTCCGCATGGGCATCGCCTGCGTCGTCGTTCCGTGCCGCAATCCGCTGCTCGCCGCCAAGCAGATCGCCACTCTCGACGTGCTATGCAATGGCAGACTCGACATCGGCGTCGGCATCGGCTCGCCGTCGACGATCAAGTCGCGCGAGTATGAAGTGCTCGGCGTGAATCGCAAACAGCGCGGCAAGATCGCCGACGATCATCTGCGCGCGATGAAAACTATTTGGGCGAATCATCCGGCGAGCTACGACGGACAATTTGTTAAATTCGAAAATGCCGAGATCTGTCCCAAGCCTTTACAAAAACCAAACCCGCCGCTGTGGGTCGGCGGTTGGACCGAAGCCGCGATGAAAAGGACCGCAGCGCTAGGCGACGGCTGGTTGCCGGCGTGGCTGTTGCCGGAAGACATCGGCACAAAATTTTGCGAAGTGAAAGAAATGGCAAAAGCCCACGGCAGAGATCCAGAAAAAATCGATCTCGGCATCGAAGTCTACGGCTGCATCGACCCAGACGGCGCCAAGGCGCGCAAAGACGGTTACAACACGCTCGCCATCGGCCAAAGCACTTTTGAAAGAATGATGAGCGTCGAGCAATTGACCGCGGTGAGCTTGATCGGCTCGCCGGAAGAAATCCGCCAGCAAGTCAAAGCCTACAGCGACGCCGGCGTGTCGCACTTCGAGATCAAGTTTATCTATCCGAGCTTGGAGCGGCACTCGGAGATGCTGCAGTTATTCGCGCGAGAAGTGCTGGCGGCGTTCCGGTGATCCATCCGACCCACCGCCAATCTCATCTAGGAGGTTTTACCGATGAACTACGGCCAATACGACGCGCACGCAACGATTCCGCGAATTTCACACTTCGACTTGAGCC includes:
- a CDS encoding SDR family oxidoreductase, with amino-acid sequence MKLSNQVALIIGGGRGIGETIAHTFAREGASLVLVDLEKMKTELNGVAQAVNQNGGKAVALTADCSDDKQVNGIVDESIRRFGKIDILINSAGFRGPLVAVTEISDKEFDDVILYNLKLVFLCCRAVLKQMVKQNSGSIVSISGTAGREGMAMRGSLCAAKWGVVGLTQTIAKEYGPHGIRANIICPGGMDEPDLREMYAQRAKNLGMTVEAHEAQILSLTPLRKYAKHEEVANAALFLASNDSSHTTGESLNVSGGRLMS
- a CDS encoding MFS transporter, coding for MAMKISRTSILLLCTAAGTITSISMNTFSLFLPAIEHEFAVSRSLATVPYMVAMLGWGAGAILFGKLADDVGPRPVIIGGILLMASGYVGMGWSGNLWQLSLTYGLMVGLAMGACSQVVISLIVSKHFAAKNRGLAVSVVQVASPLSPLLFAPAIYFLIRAYDWRMAAFAAGAILFFVALPLAWLGARDPTGWQANHGTRMAWSACLPYLRNRSMLVLFAVRFSCGVAFFQIAHLVALTMSKGFDAATGAKAVSVFGGAAVVSALLFGWLSDRYGRPRILGLSYLTRGVGTLLMALDISNAYVYYAVVALAIGPTFGTVAVGNVLFYELVGPRMAGMILGMSFIVHQIGSAAGPMVASITYDRTGSYDGFMVVMSLVLLVSGLALFTEKTPDAVLMGTPSTLNAA
- a CDS encoding LLM class flavin-dependent oxidoreductase; translated protein: MSNQHKVSFGIRIPNSGPLASPQSMLQVAQEAEALGFDSVWVHDHLTWSDEIHRTHISSGSDDSHTGNASPDFFEAMTSLAFIAGQVHKVRMGIACVVVPCRNPLLAAKQIATLDVLCNGRLDIGVGIGSPSTIKSREYEVLGVNRKQRGKIADDHLRAMKTIWANHPASYDGQFVKFENAEICPKPLQKPNPPLWVGGWTEAAMKRTAALGDGWLPAWLLPEDIGTKFCEVKEMAKAHGRDPEKIDLGIEVYGCIDPDGAKARKDGYNTLAIGQSTFERMMSVEQLTAVSLIGSPEEIRQQVKAYSDAGVSHFEIKFIYPSLERHSEMLQLFAREVLAAFR